The sequence CGTCACGGCTCAAGTAGCCTTTTGTTGTCCAATAGCTTCCTGAATCTTTGTGACGTTTTTCACCTCTGGACTGCCCAGGAAGTCATGTCCACGTTGGAGATCTTTGATAGACATCCCCATTAGGAGAACGTGGTCTCTTATTATTTCGAGCAATACCTTTGTAGTTCTCTAGCTGACCAGATGGAGCATAGCTCATAGACCTTTGTGGTCCTAGCTCATTTGCTTCCCGAAgttctttgatcttcttctctctctcttccgcCGACAGGTCCAAGCATGAGTAAATGTCATGAGATAGCCGTTTGCACCCAAAGCAGTAGCGGTTCAGCCCTTCATATGTCATAGATACTTTCCCAAAATCCCCATTAGGGAATTCTATCCTTGCTTCCATCTTTAGGGGGCGGTCAGCATCAACTGAGACTTGGATACGTGCATTCTTGACATCAATATCCTCCTTCTTCCCCAGTGCTTTCGCTATTGCAGTGAAAGTATCATCATTCCAAAAGTGCACTGGAACTCCCGTAATTTTGATCCAAAAAGGAATCGTGTTGAGGAAGTTTTCACTTGTTGACGGTTCCCAGCGCTCCCAAGCAAAGACCCAGTGGTTGAAATGGCATGGCCTTTTGTTTAGGACCATGATGAGATCTTCTTccttatcaaaatcaaaacaGAAACGACCATTACCCAGGTTCGCTCCTCGGGCTCTCCCTTCCACGTTCCAGATACGTGCTCTCGGAAGAAGTGCAATCATCGCTTCCATACTATGTCCCCCTCTATGCAGAACTCTTCCAATCAACGTTCTTTTGAAGCGTTCAGACGCCTCCGTCAGATCGCATGCTGGGATACGGATGATCTCATCCTCTGTTGCCAGATCCAGATCCCGTTGCGCAGAGGAGTTGCCCCCACGACGGATTAGGTTCGACTGTGAACTCATAGTTTCCAGTTAGGGTAATCACACACGCGTAGCACAAGGCTAGAAAGATCAAAGATAACCTTTAGGGTTTCTTGAGAGAACGGCCGTTACTTTGGGATATGAAAACAAAGTCTCGTAGTAAAAAACTAGAATTGGCTTTTGTTATATAACCTTACGGGGCCTAGCAAGAAGTGTGGAATAGTCTTCCTTGCGTAGGAGGTAAAGTTACGGTGAGGTTTGTCGTCGAGCGCCGTCAGAATTTTTGTATCTGAAAATTGCCTACTTTGTCGCCCAAAACCCTAGCCATTGAACGATCCACTTCGTTAAGTTCACATATCTTTATGTTTGTGGAAAGGGACAACGTCAATGTATACAATGACTTTGACTGATAAATAATTTAAGCGTAATAAGTAAAAAATGTTTTGAGTTTaccataatttataaatcagttTAATCTTTACCATTTCTTTTATGTAAAGAGAAGGAAAAACAAAACAGTTGAAAACAGAGAATAATTTACTCTAGAAAGCTTATTACAAAAAAGATATTTACTAATTATGATTGATCCCTAAAATGTTTAATGAGTACCAGTGTAAATTTAAACGTTGCAAGTATGTACTCCAAACTTATATGATATCCaatgaaattactaagaaaaaaacactggttattaattttatgtttacgaaTAAATAGTGCTTTTTCATGTACAGCTGTTCGTaaacttgaaaataaaaaaataataacagaaTGTGTTTTTGATACAATGTAAAGTTGCAATGTAGATGGGGTACACAACATGAATACATGATAGTcactttttgttgttttgtacAGTTACGAAGTTAGTTCTGGGTTGATGTTTTACCTATCGCACTAGTGGTAAGGACTACCAATAGAAGAACCATTGTCTTAAAGGTATAAAAATCTGAGATATCGTGTTCTATTTGGTTGAGCcaatttaataaagaaaaaaataaaataaaaatcagttaTCCGGTTGCATTATAAATGCTAAATTGAATGTGATGTTAACGTTGTCTGTTAAATCACAACTCTTAGAATGATTTACATATTATCAATTTGTTGACAAGTCTAGTTCTCGAACCTTTTTTGTTTGTATCAGTGATTACACAGCCATCAATATGGACCTCCCGATAATGTGGGGGGGAGCGATACAATAATCAATATCAGATTTTAGGTGGACAGATATTcagatataatattatatttgattGATATCGTTTCAAGTCTATTATGAGTACTTATATAAAACTCTGTTATTTTTTAGGAGTCACCAGTTTCCAAATCAAAACTATTAGCAATGCGTAGATGATATAATGCGAGATATCTAGCACTGTAACCCATATCACTAACAATATGAAATATCACTACAAGGTGGGAACTAAATCATCGGATCCCtttgaaacaaaacatatatgatattttcaaatatggccctgttcgtttgctcacacaggtgatccatctggatgaagatgcaaattgatgttcgttttgtgcattataatactacatccagatggatcatccagctgaatttttaaaaattcatctcaaattctcacccaaacgaaggtgaagcttgatggtgcatctggatgaggatgcatctagttcagtccaaaatgataaatgacaaaaatgacattttaaaatcaaaatattattttcaaaccgtaaattctattttttgcatatacatttttccgctataaccaaaaaatgcattttctcgcaaaaactgaaaacacactttcccgccaaaaccgcaaaatgcgttttttcgcaaaaaaaaaacataaaacacacattttcataaaaacacatttttcggcTAAACGAGTAAAACCGCAATTTtcgaccaaaaccgaaaaacgtatttttccgccaaaacccaaaaaacgcATATTCCcaccaaaactccaaaaagcattttccggccaaaaccgcaaaaagcattttcctgcaaaaaccggaaaaatacattttcttgccaaaaccgaaaaaacggattttctcgccaaaaccgaaaaacacaattttcccgcctAAACCGAAAACggaattttcccaccaaaaccagaaaacagaattttcccgccaaaaccggaaaatagaatttttccgccaaaaccggaaaacgcaattttccgccaaaaccggaaaacgcatttttccgccaaaactgaaaaatgaaaattttccgccaaaaccggaaaaacgtattttcccgctaaaactaaaaaacgtattttctcgccaaaaccggaaaagcgcattttcccgccaaaaccggaaaaatgtatttttccgccaaaaccggaaaaatgtattttcccgccaaaaccagaaaaatgtattttcccgccgaaaccaaaaaatgtatttttccgccaaaaccggaaaacgtatttttccgccaaacccataaaacgtatttttcgccaaaaccataaaaatgcactttttcgcgaaaaacacatatttcctcaaaaaccgcaaaaatatttttggccaaaaccgtaaaaaaatgctattttttcccccgaaacgtaaaaaattatattttagttattttattaacaagtccacctggatgcagatggaatttaaaaaatgaaaagcaaacaaacatagttgcattcagatgattcatctggatgcataGACGAAATGTAGAAACGAACACCACCTAGATGGAGCATCtggataagacatctagatggaccatatggatgcatcttccagatgtacaaacgaacagggcctatGTTGATTTAtactgtagttttttttttctgtattgGTGAAAGTTCCAGCCACACTGAAGGTATGTTTTCTGTTTCAGAAACGTTCAGAATAGAAATTTGTTGGAAACTTGTGAAACAATATTCAAAATGCGTGTTTCTAAAATCTCATTTTGAAAATGCGATGGAAACTTGCGTTTTGCGATTCTATGCAACCTAGGCAGTCAGTTCAACGTCgtaaaattttcagttttttttttttgctaaaatgtaaatatcatataatgaAAAGAAGATTTTACAAGAAAGATCTTATGTTTGAGCCATCTTggcaaaaaagagaaaaacaagatGGATCATTGAGATTGCAACCTACAAGAAATCTTATCTCAGCCACATCAACATGAGTGAATGAAAATGCTtactacttcttcttcttgctgatATAATGTTCCTCAAGTCCTTGTCAATGGCATAAAAGACAGATTCAGGAGAGATCGCAATCTGGTTATGCATTAGGTTATTTCTTTGTTTCCAAAGATGGAAGACTGTGGTCTGTGAAGCCAGCTTCCGGAGGAGAGTCAGCTTCTTGCACGGCGACGATCGGATCCATGACAGAAGCTCAGACCAGTTGGTGAGCAGTGTTGCAGGCGACTGGCATCTTAGCAGCACCTCCTTCCAGACTTCATGACTGTACTCGCATGCCAACATGAGATGGTCTCTGGTTTCATCACACCTTGAACAGAATCCACATTTCGGAGAAATAAGCATTCCCCATCCTGCAAGTCTAGCTCTTGTTGGGAGCCTGTCGTAATTCGCCACCCACATGGTGAATCCTTGCTTTGGTATAGCTCCCTTGAACCATACCACATCTACCCAATCCTTCTTTTCCTGTCGCGGTCGCAGCACCTCCCACGTGCTAGATGACCTGAAATCACGCATAGGAGAATCACCAGCAATCCAATCCAATATATCATGAACATCAGGGGACAAAGGAAGTGTTATAGTAGTTAAAAAAGCATGTAAATCAACTTCCTGCTGGGATCTTGGATGTGGTAATGACCATGTAGTTCCTAAGATGGCATCAGCCACCATAGCGTCCTCTCTGATGCGCAAGGCACGAGGCCCAGCCCGTCCCATTACCGTGGAGAGCTGACCTAAAGGAGTCCAAACATCATACCAAAAGCTAGTAGATAAACCATTTCCTACAGTCATTTTGCAAAACTGCAGGGCCAAAGGACGAAGATCAAGAAGCTTTCTCCAAGCCCAAGAGTCATTTGCTGAAGGCTCCAGTTTCCAGAATGAGACCTCAGCCAAGTGAGTGTGCCAGTGCCAGTCAACCCACAGGGAGGGCGACCTCGAAAGCAATAGCCAGATGAATTTCAAGCATAATACTTGGTTCCAGACCGCGAAGCTTCTCAAGCCTAGTCCCCCTTCGTCTTTAGGGAGACAAACCGTTGACCAAGCTACCTTTGCTATACCTCTTCTATCAATATTTCCAGACCAAAGAAATCGAGAACAGAGCGATTCAACCTCCCTAATACACCCTTTAGGAAGAACAAAGGCAGAAATCCAGAAATTAATTGTGCCAAAAATTACTGTCTTGAGAAGTTGCAGTCTACCAGCGAAGGAGAGAAGCTTGGCTGACCATGACTTGAAGCTTTTGGTTATCTTAGATATCAAGGGGGAGTACTCCGAGATTTTCAGCTTACGACTCATCAAAGGAAGCCCGAGGTACCTGATTGGGAATTTACCCGTAGAGAATCCATAGCCCACAATGGCATTGGATTCGCTATGGTCTACTCCTGAGGTGAAGAGCTCGGTCTTGGCTTTGTTCATGTGCAGTCCCGACCAAGAGGCAAAATCGTCGAGGCACTTCGCAATGCCATGTAGGCTGTTACTTGTTCCATCAAAGAAAACCATGACGTCGTCGGCGAACATTAGGTGAGAGATCTTTAGTTGATCAGTTCCGGGATGATAACCGATGCTTCCCCCCTCATAGCGTGATAAGAGTAACCTAGACAGACACTCCATGGCAAGCACAAAGAGATAGGGAGAGAGGGGATCACCCTGTCTTATCCCTTTAGTGCTTTTAAAGAACCCTCCAGAGGCTCCATTGACAGACACAGAGAAGGATGCCGTAGACAAACATTCTGCTATCAAACAAATATATGACTCCGGAATGGCCAAGGCACGAAGAGAGGACAGGATGAAGTCCCACCTAACACAGTCGAAAGCTTTCCTCAGGTCCACCTTCAACATTCCACGAGGCGAGAGAGCCTGAGTATTGTAACCTTTAACAAGATCAGTCGCTAGAAGGACATTCTCCGCTAGAAGTCGTCCAGGAAGAAACGCCGACTGAGACTTGGACACCATAAGGGGAAGGATCTCCTTCAATCTAGAGGCCAAGAGCTTAGATATCACTTTATAAACCGTGTTCAAGCAAGAGATTGGTCTAAAATCCGTAGTGAGAGACGCATTTGGCTTCTTGGGAATGAGGACTAGATTTGCTGAGTTCCACTGTTTCAAAAGGCAGCCCGAGTTGAAGAATTCCAAGACCGCATCAGTCACCTCCGGGCCAATAATAGGCCAGGTGGCAATAAAGAATTCAGCTGAGTAACCATCGGGGCCACCCGTCTTGTTTCTTGGCAGAGAGAAAAAAGCGTTCTTGATATCATTAGCCGTGAAAGGTTTCTCAAAGCCAGCCGCCTGCTGAGTAGAGCACTTGAAGTCAAACAGGAGATCCAAGTCACTTTGAATAAACATAGGCTGAGATACCGGACTTCCAAGAAGATCAGAAAAATAGTTGACGCACAGTTCTTGAATACCAGCCTGAGACTCAACTCTTTCACCAGAGCTGGAGAATAGAAAGTGGATATGATTGAGAGCTTGCCTGGAAGCAGCGTACCTGTGAAAGAGCCTTGAATTACCATCCCCGAAAGACATCCAATTAATGCGCGATCGCTGGAAAAAGAAAGCAGCTTCAGCGGTTGATAACTCTTCCCAGTCCCTCTCAGCATGAAGCTCAGAGGATGCATTAGAAACAGAAGGTGAAGATAGCATGACAGTCTGCGCCTGCAGCATCTTTTCATGGGCCTGAGCCGTCTTTTTCTCTATTCCCGAATAGTTTTGCTTGCTTAGCTCTCTGATAACATTCTTTAGTAACTTGAGCTTCCTCGAAACTCTATACATAGCCGAGCCCGTGATGTTGAAGGAGAACCAGCTAGTACACACTGTGGCGAGAAAGTCTTCGTTGTTGATGAGGAAATTATAGAACCTGAAAGGCTGCTTCAGTCTTAACCTTGTAGGCTCTAGAGTGATGGCGATGACTGCGTGATCAGAGAAATCTGGGCTTCCAAAGTAGGCAACAGAAGACGGAAACATATAATACCATTCGTCATTAACCAAGGCTCGATCAAGCTTCTTAGCCAGAGGAGCCAGCTTGCGCTTGTTCCACCAAGTGAACGTAGTGCCACGAAAATTCAGGTCGTCTAAGCTAGCATCCAGGAGATATTGATTAAAGTCtctaatatttttatccatATTCAGAGTAGGCACCTTAGAATGCTCAGCCGGGTCCCTGATTTGATTAAAGTCTCCAATTACCAGCCACGGTTTGGAGTCGAGACTGTGAGAAGTGGCGATTGCACTGAGCTCCGACCATAGTATAGCCCTGTCAGCGGCGTCGTTAGCCGCGTAGATAACTGAAATGAAAGAGCTGGCTTGAGCAGATGGCCAAGTGACCTCAGCCGTGATCATCTGAAGAGATTTAGATATAACCGAAACCCGCAAAGAAGGATGCCAAACCAGCCAAATCTTACCAAGATGAGAGAAACCATAATTATCATCAGACAGCCAACCGGGAAAAATATCTGAGACAAATTTATTCTTCTTGAGAGGGTTAACATGAGTCTCAAGAATGCCGCCAAAAAGAGGAGTGTTTTTCCTAAACCATTTACGTAATCCGCTGCggtgattatatttgtttaaaccGCGAACATTCCAGCAAAAAATGTCAGTCGACATAACTTAATTGATTTTGGGGCCCCTGCCCCTGTTACCTTTTAATCCTGAGAACTTCTTCTTGTTTCGCACAAGCTCAAAGTCAGGTTCGAGCCTACTGAATTCGCCCTCCTCAAGCTCTGAGTCAGAAGATTCAGATGACTCCACATCTGATGAGTCTGGTTGGACATCGGAGAGTGAAGACCGAGAAGTACCTGTAACCTTCCTTGGACTTTTAGATTGACTGTGTATGACGGAGCCGCTTGTCTCCCCTCTCACTTTGTCAGAATGGGTACCAAGCTTCGATTCATGAGCCAGAACAAGCTGTACCTTATCCCCCTTTTCATGAGAGGAGGAAGTGATGATAGAGTTTTGCGCGTCCGTAGGAGTATTCACAACCTGCCACTGCTGCTTCTCCTTTGATCTCCCTCTCCTAGTCTTCTTCTTAGAAAATTCATGGTTTGGTTTCTGAGGGCATTTTGCCGACGCATGAGACAGGGAGTTGCAGAAGGAGCAAGCTTTAGGAGCAGTAGGGCATCTCTTGGTGATGTGACCAACTTCCTTACAGAAACCACATACCGGAGGCATCCAAGGACTGGAGACAAGAACCCTACTGATATCCCCGGAGTCAAACTGGACATTAACAGCTTCAGGTAGTGGTTGCCGTGGGTCGATGACAGTGAAGACCTTGGCCACCTCCAAGTTTGTTTTATTAGCGGTAGTAGGGTGCAGGAACTTGGGATGACCTACCAGGCCCGCTATACGCTCCAACCCATCCTCATTGAAGAATTGGAAGGGAACGTTACGAAGCTCTAGCCAAATGGGGGCCGAGGTTAGTTCGGGTTTGGCTGGAATCACTCCCGGTTCCCATTTATTAACGAACATAGTCTGGCCTTCAATTTGCCAGAGGCCCTGCGTGATGACTCTGTGTCTCGTTGCTGCGTTAGGAATGCGGAATAAGAACGCAAAGCCCTCCAGCTTGGAGACCGAGATGTCCCTATAGTACTTGCTCCATATGCCATTAAC is a genomic window of Brassica napus cultivar Da-Ae chromosome A2, Da-Ae, whole genome shotgun sequence containing:
- the LOC106392819 gene encoding uncharacterized protein LOC106392819, giving the protein MKKKKPKKSPAKSPPAKSNPIKSPQKSPSPTKSSPSLSNSNPEMKAPTESKDGSDAQIDFAVDAVAHHSSETSDLPSREIVIVAPSTDPSLLNAKTTMEVVPESSSVAPLIPSAVETEGSGKTLVNLSELSFTAPLAIPTMDSETSNATKDEAAVSETLLRQATGSSSETIAIGLSKITDKAELRDGGVKVQQQETLPRSSEVNDPMGSGAPGKNTSGSAPIDNWCARAKGVGKRLSKKGEGFTLPSGEACIKIPNSVIEKNRKSWEPFVLGQFYSDPPSQGTLHNIVNGIWSKYYRDISVSKLEGFAFLFRIPNAATRHRVITQGLWQIEGQTMFVNKWEPGVIPAKPELTSAPIWLELRNVPFQFFNEDGLERIAGLVGHPKFLHPTTANKTNLEVAKVFTVIDPRQPLPEAVNVQFDSGDISRVLVSSPWMPPVCGFCKEVGHITKRCPTAPKACSFCNSLSHASAKCPQKPNHEFSKKKTRRGRSKEKQQWQVVNTPTDAQNSIITSSSHEKGDKVQLVLAHESKLGTHSDKVRGETSGSVIHSQSKSPRKVTGTSRSSLSDVQPDSSDVESSESSDSELEEGEFSRLEPDFELVRNKKKFSGLKDIFPGWLSDDNYGFSHLGKIWLVWHPSLRVSVISKSLQMITAEVTWPSAQASSFISVIYAANDAADRAILWSELSAIATSHSLDSKPWLVIGDFNQIRDPAEHSKVPTLNMDKNIRDFNQYLLDASLDDLNFRGTTFTWWNKRKLAPLAKKLDRALVNDEWYYMFPSSVAYFGSPDFSDHAVIAITLEPTRLRLKQPFRFYNFLINNEDFLATVCTSWFSFNITGSAMYRVSRKLKLLKNVIRELSKQNYSGIEKKTAQAHEKMLQAQTVMLSSPSVSNASSELHAERDWEELSTAEAAFFFQRSRINWMSFGDGNSRLFHRYAASRQALNHIHFLFSSSGERVESQAGIQELCVNYFSDLLGSPVSQPMFIQSDLDLLFDFKCSTQQAAGFEKPFTANDIKNAFFSLPRNKTGGPDGYSAEFFIATWPIIGPEVTDAVLEFFNSGCLLKQWNSANLVLIPKKPNASLTTDFRPISCLNTVYKVISKLLASRLKEILPLMVSKSQSAFLPGRLLAENVLLATDLVKGYNTQALSPRGMLKVDLRKAFDCVRWDFILSSLRALAIPESYICLIAECLSTASFSVSVNGASGGFFKSTKGIRQGDPLSPYLFVLAMECLSRLLLSRYEGGSIGYHPGTDQLKISHLMFADDVMVFFDGTSNSLHGIAKCLDDFASWSGLHMNKAKTELFTSGVDHSESNAIVGYGFSTGKFPIRYLGLPLMSRKLKISEYSPLISKITKSFKSWSAKLLSFAGRLQLLKTVIFGTINFWISAFVLPKGCIREVESLCSRFLWSGNIDRRGIAKVAWSTVCLPKDEGGLGLRSFAVWNQVLCLKFIWLLLSRSPSLWVDWHWHTHLAEVSFWKLEPSANDSWAWRKLLDLRPLALQFCKMTVGNGLSTSFWYDVWTPLGQLSTVMGRAGPRALRIREDAMVADAILGTTWSLPHPRSQQEVDLHAFLTTITLPLSPDVHDILDWIAGDSPMRDFRSSSTWEVLRPRQEKKDWVDVVWFKGAIPKQGFTMWVANYDRLPTRARLAGWGMLISPKCGFCSRCDETRDHLMLACEYSHEVWKEVLLRCQSPATLLTNWSELLSWIRSSPCKKLTLLRKLASQTTVFHLWKQRNNLMHNQIAISPESVFYAIDKDLRNIISARRRSSKHFHSLMLMWLR